A stretch of the Dyella telluris genome encodes the following:
- the gltB gene encoding glutamate synthase large subunit codes for MAQAVPATLYDAAFEHDSCGFGLVAQIDGRASAWVVDTAFDALAKLSHRGGVNADGVSGDGCGVLFHRPLGWLKALADEAGIALGGRFAAGVVFLDPFGSDAPAVLEDHLREEGLRVAGWRDVVVNEAACGPLAAAAKPHVRQVFVEPAPSMDDATFERALFRARRRAETALAADEHFYVVTLSSQVVGYKAMAAPGRLRDVFADLTHPALSTDAVVFHQRFSTNTTPQWRLAQPFRLLAHNGEINTIRANRRWMQSRESILQSPLVDLSDIGPLVRQSGSDSESLDNALEVLIAGGLDLLAAMRVLVPPAFAAREGIDEDLAAFYEYYALHSEPWDGPAGLVMCDGHYAACTLDRNGLRPARWALSADNHLIVASEAGLWNVPSSQVVAKGRLAPGEMIAVDLQQHRLLRDADIDDINRKRAPFRDWLRAGVSYLESDLIDPSLAAEPLPTEELRRYQKLYGLSREERETVLKAMVELEQEATGSMGDDTPIAAMSRQVRPLFDRFRQGFAQVTNPPIDPLREKLVMSLVTQIGPEANVFDLTAENAKQILINSPVLSQRKLRQLLALPQFTGTPRFDLMYAPEEGLEAALRRLCREVEKAVREGCQLVFLSDRYPQQGLLPIHSLLAVGAVHAHLIDQALRCQCNILVETATPRDPHQFACLLGFGATAIYPWLAYQSLFELGREGHIASDRFEIGRSYRRGIRKGLLKILSKMGISTVAGYRGAQLFEIVGLSREVVELCFPGTPSRVSGAGFAELEHDQQVLAAEAWSEASSLRAGGIYKYVVGGEYHMYNPDVIGTLQKAVRTGNPGDYRAYANFVDHRPPSALRDLLSPRALGEAIPLEEVESSQDILRRFDSAGMSLGALSPEAHEALAIAMNRLGARSNSGEGGEDPARYGTEKMSKIKQVASGRFGVTPQYLVNAEVLQIKVAQGAKPGEGGQLPGHKVDSTIARLRYAKPGIGLISPPPHHDIYSIEDLAELIHDLKEVNPEALISVKLVSHAGVGTVAAGVVKAGADLITVSGHDGGTGASPLTSIKYAGTPWELGLAETQQTLRRNDLRGRVRLQTDGGLKTGLDVIKAAMLGAESFGFGTGPMVALGCKYLRICHLNNCATGVATQHAVLRKEHFTGLPEMVMNYFGFIAEDVRAHLARLGVRSLEEIIGRADLLEQVDGTTPVQHKLDLAPLLGHGTLGSKVDFACTLPRNPMRDEAALATRIDEATRDAVVNRTGGEFAFEIVNTDRAVGARLSGEVARRYGDHGMDLKPILLKLNGAAGQSLGAWNAGGVHIDLVGEANDGVGKGMAGGRIVVRPPADSPFATNEASIIGNTCLYGATDGELFAAGRAGERFAVRNSGALAVVEGAGDHCCEYMTGGVVAVLGKVGLNFGAGMTGGFAYVLDIERTFVDCYNHELVDILRISPEGMEHYMQHLRGLVARHVELTGSDWGRRILADFRGLQYKFWLVKPKAASLAALADELRSAA; via the coding sequence ATGGCGCAGGCAGTTCCAGCGACGCTTTACGACGCTGCGTTCGAGCACGACAGCTGTGGTTTTGGTCTGGTCGCACAGATCGACGGTCGGGCAAGCGCATGGGTAGTGGACACCGCATTCGATGCGCTGGCCAAACTTTCCCATCGCGGTGGCGTAAATGCCGACGGCGTCAGTGGCGACGGCTGCGGTGTGCTCTTCCATCGTCCGCTGGGCTGGCTGAAAGCGCTTGCCGATGAAGCCGGCATTGCACTGGGCGGGCGTTTCGCCGCCGGCGTGGTGTTCCTCGATCCCTTCGGCAGCGATGCACCGGCCGTACTGGAAGATCACCTGCGCGAAGAAGGCCTGCGCGTGGCCGGCTGGCGCGACGTGGTGGTGAACGAAGCCGCCTGTGGCCCGCTCGCTGCCGCAGCCAAGCCGCACGTGCGCCAGGTATTCGTGGAACCGGCACCGTCGATGGACGATGCCACGTTCGAGCGCGCGCTGTTCCGTGCGCGCCGTCGCGCGGAAACCGCGCTGGCCGCCGATGAACACTTTTATGTGGTCACGCTGTCGTCGCAGGTGGTTGGCTACAAGGCCATGGCTGCACCGGGCAGGTTGCGCGATGTTTTCGCCGATCTCACCCATCCGGCACTGAGCACCGATGCAGTGGTGTTCCACCAGCGCTTCTCCACCAACACCACGCCGCAGTGGCGACTGGCCCAGCCGTTCCGCCTGCTGGCGCACAACGGCGAAATCAACACCATCCGCGCCAATCGCCGCTGGATGCAGTCGCGCGAATCCATCCTGCAGTCGCCGCTGGTCGATCTGTCCGATATCGGTCCGCTGGTGCGCCAGTCCGGCTCGGATTCGGAAAGCCTCGACAACGCGCTGGAAGTATTGATCGCCGGTGGCCTGGACCTGCTCGCCGCCATGCGCGTGCTGGTGCCGCCGGCTTTTGCCGCGCGCGAAGGCATCGACGAAGACCTCGCCGCCTTCTACGAGTACTACGCGCTGCACAGCGAGCCGTGGGACGGCCCGGCGGGCCTGGTGATGTGCGATGGCCACTACGCCGCGTGCACGCTGGACCGCAATGGCCTGCGCCCCGCGCGCTGGGCGCTGTCGGCGGACAACCATCTCATCGTCGCGTCCGAAGCCGGGCTGTGGAACGTGCCGTCGTCGCAGGTGGTGGCCAAGGGCCGCCTGGCGCCGGGCGAGATGATCGCCGTGGACCTGCAGCAGCACCGTCTGCTGCGCGATGCGGACATCGACGACATCAATCGCAAGCGTGCGCCGTTCCGCGACTGGCTGCGCGCGGGCGTGAGCTATCTGGAGTCGGACCTGATCGATCCCTCGCTGGCCGCCGAGCCGCTGCCCACCGAGGAGCTGCGCCGCTACCAGAAGCTGTACGGCCTCTCGCGCGAAGAACGCGAGACCGTGCTCAAGGCCATGGTGGAGCTGGAGCAGGAAGCCACCGGTTCGATGGGGGACGACACGCCCATCGCCGCGATGTCGCGACAGGTGCGTCCGCTATTCGACCGTTTCCGCCAGGGCTTCGCCCAGGTGACCAACCCGCCGATTGATCCATTGCGCGAAAAGCTGGTGATGTCGCTGGTGACGCAGATCGGGCCGGAAGCGAACGTGTTCGATCTGACGGCAGAGAACGCCAAACAGATCCTGATCAACTCGCCGGTGCTTTCGCAGCGCAAGCTGCGCCAATTGCTGGCGCTGCCGCAGTTCACCGGCACGCCGCGCTTTGACCTGATGTACGCGCCGGAAGAGGGACTGGAAGCTGCCTTGCGCCGTCTCTGCCGCGAGGTGGAGAAGGCCGTGCGCGAAGGCTGCCAGCTGGTCTTCCTCAGCGACCGCTATCCGCAGCAGGGCCTGTTGCCCATCCATTCGCTGCTGGCGGTGGGTGCCGTGCATGCGCACCTGATCGACCAGGCGCTGCGATGTCAATGCAACATCCTGGTGGAAACCGCGACGCCGCGTGATCCGCACCAGTTCGCCTGCCTGCTCGGTTTCGGCGCGACGGCCATCTACCCGTGGCTGGCCTATCAGAGCCTGTTTGAGCTGGGTCGCGAAGGCCATATCGCCAGCGACCGCTTTGAGATCGGCCGCAGCTATCGCCGCGGCATCCGCAAGGGCCTGTTGAAGATCCTTTCCAAGATGGGTATCTCCACCGTGGCCGGCTATCGCGGTGCGCAGCTGTTCGAAATCGTGGGCCTGTCGCGCGAGGTCGTGGAGCTGTGCTTCCCCGGCACGCCGTCGCGCGTTTCGGGCGCGGGTTTTGCCGAACTGGAACATGACCAGCAGGTGCTGGCAGCGGAAGCGTGGAGCGAGGCTTCGTCGCTGCGCGCCGGCGGCATCTACAAGTACGTGGTCGGTGGCGAATACCACATGTACAACCCGGACGTGATCGGCACGCTGCAGAAGGCCGTGCGTACCGGCAATCCCGGTGACTATCGCGCTTACGCGAACTTCGTCGACCATCGACCGCCGTCGGCATTGCGCGACCTGCTGTCACCGCGTGCGCTGGGCGAGGCCATTCCGCTCGAAGAAGTCGAGTCGAGCCAGGACATCCTGCGTCGTTTCGATTCGGCCGGCATGTCGCTGGGTGCGTTGTCGCCCGAAGCGCATGAGGCGCTGGCCATTGCCATGAACCGGCTCGGCGCGCGCAGCAATTCCGGCGAAGGCGGCGAAGACCCGGCGCGCTACGGCACCGAGAAGATGTCCAAGATCAAGCAGGTCGCTTCCGGCCGCTTTGGCGTCACGCCGCAGTACCTGGTCAATGCCGAAGTACTGCAGATCAAGGTGGCGCAAGGTGCCAAGCCCGGCGAGGGCGGCCAGCTGCCGGGTCACAAGGTGGACAGCACCATCGCGCGGCTGCGTTATGCCAAGCCCGGCATCGGCCTGATCTCGCCGCCGCCGCACCACGACATCTACTCCATCGAAGATCTCGCCGAGCTGATCCACGACCTCAAGGAAGTGAATCCCGAGGCGCTGATCTCGGTGAAGCTGGTCAGCCATGCGGGCGTGGGCACGGTGGCGGCGGGCGTGGTGAAGGCTGGCGCGGATCTCATCACCGTCAGCGGTCACGACGGTGGTACCGGCGCAAGCCCCCTCACCTCGATCAAGTACGCCGGTACGCCGTGGGAGCTCGGCCTGGCCGAGACGCAGCAGACGCTGCGCCGCAACGACCTGCGCGGCCGCGTGCGCCTGCAGACCGACGGTGGCCTGAAGACCGGCCTGGACGTGATCAAGGCCGCCATGCTCGGTGCGGAAAGCTTCGGCTTCGGCACCGGCCCGATGGTGGCGCTGGGCTGCAAGTACCTGCGCATCTGCCATCTGAACAACTGCGCCACGGGCGTGGCCACGCAGCATGCCGTGCTGCGCAAGGAACACTTCACCGGCCTGCCGGAAATGGTGATGAACTACTTCGGTTTCATCGCCGAAGACGTGCGCGCACACCTTGCCCGGCTCGGCGTGCGGAGCCTGGAGGAGATCATTGGCCGCGCCGACCTGCTGGAGCAGGTGGACGGCACCACGCCGGTGCAGCACAAGCTCGATCTCGCACCGCTGCTCGGCCATGGCACGCTCGGTTCCAAGGTGGACTTCGCCTGCACGCTGCCGCGCAACCCGATGCGTGACGAGGCCGCACTGGCCACGCGCATCGATGAAGCCACGCGCGACGCAGTCGTGAACCGTACCGGTGGCGAGTTCGCCTTCGAGATCGTCAATACCGATCGCGCGGTCGGCGCACGTCTCTCCGGCGAAGTGGCCCGTCGTTACGGCGACCACGGCATGGACCTGAAGCCCATCCTGCTGAAGCTCAACGGCGCGGCCGGGCAGAGCCTGGGCGCGTGGAATGCAGGCGGCGTGCACATCGACCTCGTCGGTGAAGCGAATGACGGCGTGGGCAAGGGCATGGCGGGCGGGCGCATCGTGGTGCGGCCGCCGGCGGATTCGCCGTTCGCCACCAACGAGGCGTCCATCATCGGCAACACCTGCCTGTATGGCGCCACCGATGGTGAGCTGTTTGCGGCAGGCCGCGCGGGCGAGCGTTTCGCGGTGCGCAATTCGGGCGCGCTCGCCGTGGTGGAAGGCGCGGGCGACCATTGCTGCGAATACATGACCGGCGGCGTCGTCGCGGTGCTGGGCAAGGTGGGTCTCAACTTCGGTGCCGGCATGACGGGCGGCTTCGCCTATGTGCTCGATATCGAGCGCACCTTTGTCGACTGCTACAACCACGAGCTGGTGGACATCCTGCGCATCTCGCCGGAAGGCATGGAGCATTACATGCAGCACCTGCGCGGCCTGGTTGCGCGCCATGTGGAGCTCACCGGCAGCGACTGGGGCCGTCGCATCCTCGCGGACTTCCGTGGCCTGCAATACAAGTTCTGGTTGGTGAAACCGAAGGCGGCAAGCCTTGCTGCGCTGGCGGACGAGCTGAGGAGCGCGGCATGA
- a CDS encoding cupin domain-containing protein: protein MNDTAARIEELKTSLRLQPHVEGGHYHRFHPSKGAEHVGARHAMTAIHYLLEADECSSWHRVDAEEAWHFVEGEPLELLIYNPVTNRLDRCTLGPLTDGMQAVSVVPAGAWQAARPLGAYALATCLVAPGFQYEGFELLAQDDPLAAHLAGLVPEISF from the coding sequence ATGAACGACACGGCGGCCCGCATCGAGGAACTGAAAACCTCGCTGCGGCTGCAGCCGCATGTCGAAGGTGGTCACTATCACCGTTTCCATCCGTCCAAAGGCGCGGAGCATGTGGGCGCGCGTCACGCCATGACCGCCATCCATTACCTGCTGGAAGCGGACGAATGCAGCAGCTGGCATCGCGTGGACGCCGAGGAAGCCTGGCATTTCGTCGAAGGCGAACCGCTGGAGCTGCTGATCTACAACCCGGTGACGAACCGGCTGGATCGTTGCACCCTGGGGCCGTTGACCGATGGCATGCAGGCGGTATCGGTGGTGCCGGCCGGTGCATGGCAGGCGGCACGGCCGCTGGGCGCGTATGCGCTGGCGACGTGCCTGGTGGCGCCGGGGTTCCAGTACGAGGGGTTCGAGTTGCTGGCGCAGGATGATCCGCTGGCGGCGCATCTGGCGGGGTTGGTGCCGGAGATCAGTTTTTGA
- the tatB gene encoding Sec-independent protein translocase protein TatB — translation MIEISFGKLVLLALIALIVLGPEKLPHAARTAGVFMRRIRTGWDSVRAEVERELQVEEIRKQAKEAAARAEAAQAELDETLRKMRPSGVPSSPSPAVEPVAEAPATAETATAETATADATSTKEAPHGGA, via the coding sequence ATGATCGAGATCAGCTTCGGCAAGCTGGTATTGCTCGCGCTTATCGCGCTGATTGTGCTCGGCCCGGAAAAGCTGCCGCACGCCGCGCGTACCGCGGGCGTCTTCATGCGCCGCATCCGCACCGGCTGGGACAGCGTGCGGGCGGAAGTGGAGCGGGAGCTGCAGGTCGAGGAGATCCGCAAGCAGGCCAAGGAGGCTGCCGCGCGAGCGGAGGCCGCCCAGGCCGAGCTGGACGAGACGCTGCGCAAGATGCGCCCCAGCGGGGTGCCCTCCAGCCCGTCGCCCGCCGTGGAGCCGGTAGCGGAGGCCCCGGCCACCGCCGAAACTGCCACCGCCGAAACCGCTACGGCCGACGCCACTTCGACCAAGGAAGCTCCGCATGGCGGCGCCTGA
- a CDS encoding murein hydrolase activator EnvC family protein: protein MPIPLRRARPLACAAISALALVVAAQPAWALQDSKTKAEQAEAQKKLSDVRSKMEALAKEQADTAAKRDSATTELAKQANAVASAARAVRETDTQLAAKQKQLADLQDERTELQKNLEGQRAAIAELLRATYALGQGSDLRLLMGDDDIARIAQALAYSKYFQEDRVARVQKLMGDLARLQDLETQITAEQQALQTVRAQRETQSKALEQQRAAQARLVADADAQYKDQGSRLAALKQNEASLNSLVATLQKAIDEAAREAERAAKASEGKAAPPAGKGLANIRGSLPWPAPGVVNTYGNGVLIKAPGGSEVKAVSSGRVVYAAFLRGYGMLVIVSHGGGWMSMYGNNETILHGVGDQVSAGEAVGTASAPTGTNTGVYFELRQNNQPVDPRTWLSRKG, encoded by the coding sequence ATGCCAATACCACTCCGTCGTGCCCGCCCCCTCGCCTGCGCCGCCATCAGCGCACTCGCCCTTGTCGTCGCGGCCCAGCCCGCGTGGGCGCTGCAGGACAGCAAGACCAAGGCCGAGCAGGCCGAGGCCCAGAAGAAGCTGTCGGACGTGCGCAGCAAGATGGAGGCTCTGGCCAAGGAGCAGGCCGACACCGCCGCCAAGCGTGACAGCGCCACCACCGAGCTGGCCAAGCAGGCCAACGCCGTGGCCAGCGCCGCCAGGGCGGTGCGCGAGACGGATACCCAGCTCGCCGCCAAGCAGAAGCAGCTGGCCGACCTTCAGGACGAGCGCACCGAGCTGCAGAAGAACCTGGAAGGCCAGCGTGCCGCCATCGCCGAGCTGCTGAGGGCCACGTATGCCCTGGGCCAGGGCTCGGACCTGCGCCTGCTGATGGGCGACGACGACATTGCCCGCATCGCCCAGGCGCTGGCCTATTCCAAGTATTTCCAGGAAGACCGCGTGGCCCGCGTGCAGAAGCTGATGGGTGACCTGGCCCGCCTGCAGGACCTGGAAACCCAGATCACCGCCGAGCAGCAGGCCCTGCAGACGGTTCGCGCCCAGCGCGAGACCCAGTCCAAGGCGCTGGAGCAGCAGCGCGCCGCCCAGGCCAGGCTGGTGGCCGACGCCGATGCCCAGTACAAGGACCAGGGCAGCCGCCTGGCCGCCCTCAAGCAGAACGAGGCCTCGCTGAACTCGCTGGTCGCCACGTTGCAGAAGGCCATCGACGAGGCCGCCCGCGAAGCCGAACGCGCCGCCAAGGCCAGCGAGGGCAAGGCTGCGCCGCCGGCCGGCAAGGGCCTGGCCAACATCCGCGGCAGCCTGCCCTGGCCCGCCCCCGGCGTGGTCAATACCTACGGCAACGGCGTGCTGATCAAGGCCCCGGGCGGAAGCGAGGTCAAGGCCGTGTCGTCAGGACGGGTGGTCTACGCCGCCTTCCTGCGTGGCTACGGCATGCTGGTCATCGTCAGCCACGGCGGTGGCTGGATGAGCATGTACGGGAACAACGAGACCATCCTGCACGGCGTGGGCGACCAGGTCAGCGCCGGCGAAGCCGTCGGCACCGCCAGTGCCCCCACCGGCACCAACACCGGCGTGTATTTCGAGCTGCGCCAGAACAATCAGCCGGTGGACCCGCGCACGTGGTTGTCCAGGAAGGGCTAA
- a CDS encoding S41 family peptidase, with product MRLSTLSLAVLLLAAPMAQAQTAPASTHGAKPSAGSAPAAASSVPDQVDLDDVRNFSRVYEIVRQAYVEPVDNKTLMKAAISGMLTGLDPHSEYLDKDGLAELNEDTTGQYGGLGIEVLQVDGTLRIIAPIDDTPASRAGIKPGDTIVKIDGKTVEPEDIDDMFKALRGDPGSKVTLTILHEKSDKPIDMPLVREKISVTSVKTRELEPGYAYIRISQFQDDTAPDLEKKLGELIRKNGAQKGAVLDLRSNPGGLLTAAVGVSDDFLNAGTIVTTRGRLQDSNLSFEAHPGDLLNGAPMVVLVDNGTASAAEIVSGALKDNRRALIVGRRTFGKGVVQTVLPLDSDHAVKITTARYYTPNGTSIQAEGIKPDIALADLAVNKADSAPSLVSSEADLPNHLANEDGTSKGKDIDNDGSAENAKLATQDYALSQALNVLKGLALNRAPYGPAAAPAPTKH from the coding sequence ATGCGGCTTTCCACCTTGAGCCTGGCCGTCCTGCTGCTGGCGGCGCCCATGGCGCAGGCGCAGACCGCGCCAGCCAGCACCCACGGCGCCAAGCCATCGGCCGGTAGCGCGCCCGCTGCGGCCTCGTCCGTGCCCGACCAGGTGGACCTGGACGACGTGCGCAACTTCAGCCGCGTGTACGAGATCGTCCGCCAGGCCTACGTGGAGCCGGTGGACAACAAGACCCTGATGAAAGCCGCCATCAGCGGCATGCTCACCGGCCTGGACCCGCACAGCGAGTACCTGGACAAGGACGGCCTGGCTGAACTGAACGAGGACACCACCGGCCAGTACGGCGGCCTCGGTATCGAAGTGCTGCAGGTGGACGGCACGCTGCGCATCATCGCCCCCATCGACGACACCCCCGCCTCGCGCGCCGGCATCAAGCCGGGCGACACCATCGTGAAGATCGACGGCAAGACGGTGGAGCCGGAGGACATCGACGACATGTTCAAGGCGCTGCGCGGCGACCCGGGCAGCAAGGTCACGCTGACCATCCTGCACGAGAAGAGTGACAAGCCCATCGACATGCCGCTGGTGCGCGAGAAGATCTCCGTGACCAGCGTGAAGACGCGCGAGCTCGAACCGGGCTATGCCTATATCCGCATCAGCCAGTTCCAGGACGATACCGCGCCGGATCTGGAGAAGAAGCTCGGCGAGCTGATCCGCAAGAACGGCGCGCAGAAGGGTGCCGTGCTGGACCTGCGCTCCAACCCGGGCGGCCTGCTTACCGCCGCCGTGGGGGTGAGCGATGACTTCCTCAACGCCGGCACCATCGTCACCACACGCGGCCGCCTGCAGGATTCCAACCTCAGCTTCGAAGCCCATCCCGGCGACCTGCTCAACGGCGCCCCGATGGTGGTACTGGTGGACAACGGCACCGCATCGGCGGCGGAGATCGTCTCCGGTGCGCTGAAGGACAACCGCCGCGCGCTGATCGTCGGCCGCCGCACCTTCGGCAAGGGCGTGGTGCAGACCGTGCTGCCGCTGGACAGCGACCACGCGGTGAAGATCACCACCGCGCGCTACTACACGCCCAACGGCACCTCCATCCAGGCCGAAGGCATCAAGCCGGACATCGCCCTGGCCGACCTCGCGGTGAACAAGGCCGACAGCGCCCCCAGCCTGGTCAGCTCCGAAGCCGACCTGCCCAATCACCTTGCCAATGAAGACGGCACGTCGAAGGGCAAGGACATCGACAACGATGGCAGCGCAGAGAACGCCAAGCTCGCCACGCAGGACTATGCGTTGTCGCAGGCGCTGAATGTGTTGAAGGGGCTGGCGCTGAATCGCGCGCCGTATGGCCCGGCGGCGGCACCGGCTCCGACCAAGCACTGA
- a CDS encoding lipid-binding SYLF domain-containing protein: MIKTSLHRLLLAALVLLVPAMAAHAEDPPLVRAQNSVRVLNDIMQAPDKSIPTDLLKEAKAIAVIPDLLKVGFVFGGRRGEGVISVKGPDGTWSNPSFVTMTGGSVGFQAGASSTDVILVFRTQRGVDEIVNGKFTIGADAAAAAGPVGRTAQASTDSNFKAEIYSYSRSRGLFAGVALDGSALRIDYDANEAIYGKGITPRRIFEGGVSNVPAQVVDFRDRLEEYTQR; the protein is encoded by the coding sequence ATGATCAAAACGTCGCTGCATCGTCTGCTGCTCGCAGCCCTGGTCCTGCTGGTACCGGCCATGGCCGCCCACGCGGAGGATCCGCCGCTGGTGCGCGCCCAGAACTCCGTGCGCGTGCTCAACGACATCATGCAGGCGCCGGACAAGTCGATCCCGACCGACCTGCTGAAGGAAGCCAAAGCCATCGCCGTGATCCCTGACCTGCTCAAGGTGGGCTTCGTCTTCGGCGGCCGCCGTGGCGAGGGCGTGATTTCGGTCAAGGGCCCGGACGGCACCTGGTCCAACCCCAGCTTCGTCACCATGACCGGCGGCAGCGTGGGTTTCCAGGCCGGCGCCTCGTCCACCGACGTGATCCTGGTATTCCGTACCCAGCGCGGCGTGGATGAGATCGTCAATGGCAAGTTCACCATCGGCGCCGATGCCGCGGCCGCGGCCGGTCCGGTGGGACGTACCGCCCAGGCCTCCACCGACAGCAACTTCAAGGCCGAGATCTACTCCTACTCCCGCTCCCGCGGCCTGTTCGCCGGCGTGGCGCTGGACGGCTCCGCCCTGCGCATCGATTACGACGCCAACGAGGCCATTTACGGCAAGGGCATCACCCCGCGCCGGATCTTCGAGGGTGGGGTAAGCAATGTTCCTGCCCAGGTGGTCGATTTCAGGGATCGCCTTGAGGAGTACACTCAGCGATGA
- the hemH gene encoding ferrochelatase: MPRSHDYTGVAGSSRDQPVQAAVLLVNLGTPEAPTAQAVRPYLAEFLGDHRVIDYPRWLWWLILHGVILRVRPARSAHAYQRIWTPQGSPLRVGSEALAARLQQKLSEACAEPVRVALAMRYGQPSVPAQIAQLQREGVRRLLVLPLYPQYSATSTGSVIDAVAQAMQSLRWPPELRLINDYHDDAGHIDALARSIEQWWATNGRGEKLLLSFHGIPSRYVREGDPYLEQCQATTEALRQRLGLDETQLLMSFQSRVGREQWLQPYTDATVRELATQGVRRLDVACPGFAVDCLETLEEIAMQNHDFFREAGGETLRYIPALNDTPEQVDSLAALVMRQAGGWAEFRPHAGVTP, translated from the coding sequence ATGCCACGCAGCCATGACTATACCGGCGTTGCCGGTTCATCCAGAGACCAGCCTGTTCAGGCTGCAGTGCTGTTGGTGAACCTCGGCACACCGGAAGCACCCACGGCACAGGCCGTGCGGCCGTATCTCGCCGAGTTCCTGGGCGATCACCGCGTGATCGATTACCCGCGCTGGCTGTGGTGGCTGATCCTGCATGGCGTGATCCTGCGCGTGCGTCCGGCGCGCTCCGCGCATGCTTACCAGCGCATCTGGACGCCCCAGGGCTCGCCCCTGCGCGTGGGCAGCGAGGCGCTCGCGGCGCGACTGCAGCAGAAACTGTCGGAAGCGTGCGCCGAACCGGTACGTGTGGCACTGGCGATGCGCTATGGCCAGCCCTCGGTGCCCGCGCAGATCGCGCAGTTGCAGCGCGAAGGCGTAAGGCGACTGCTGGTGCTGCCGCTGTATCCGCAGTATTCGGCCACCTCGACCGGCTCGGTGATCGATGCCGTGGCCCAGGCGATGCAGTCGCTGCGCTGGCCGCCGGAACTGCGCCTGATCAACGACTATCACGACGATGCCGGGCATATCGACGCGCTGGCGCGCAGCATCGAGCAATGGTGGGCCACGAATGGCCGCGGCGAAAAGCTGCTGCTGTCATTCCATGGCATCCCCTCGCGCTATGTGCGCGAAGGCGATCCGTACCTGGAGCAGTGCCAGGCCACCACCGAGGCCTTGCGCCAGCGGCTGGGCCTGGATGAAACCCAGCTGCTGATGAGCTTCCAGTCCCGCGTGGGTCGCGAGCAGTGGCTGCAGCCGTACACCGATGCCACCGTGCGCGAACTCGCCACGCAGGGCGTGCGAAGGCTGGACGTGGCCTGCCCCGGCTTCGCCGTGGACTGCCTGGAAACGCTGGAAGAAATCGCCATGCAGAACCACGACTTCTTCCGCGAGGCCGGTGGCGAAACGTTGCGCTATATCCCCGCGCTCAACGACACGCCGGAACAGGTCGACAGCCTTGCCGCGCTGGTGATGCGCCAGGCCGGCGGCTGGGCCGAGTTTCGTCCGCACGCCGGCGTTACACCATGA
- the tatA gene encoding Sec-independent protein translocase subunit TatA, translating into MSITHLLILLVVVVLIFGTKKLRNIGSDLGGAVRDFKKGLDGDEANKSSDPNERLRADPPAGNAQNQSQHETEQK; encoded by the coding sequence ATGAGCATCACCCATCTACTCATCCTGCTGGTCGTTGTCGTGCTGATCTTCGGCACCAAGAAGCTGCGCAACATCGGTTCCGACCTTGGCGGCGCCGTGCGCGACTTCAAAAAGGGTCTGGACGGCGACGAAGCCAACAAATCCAGCGATCCGAACGAGCGCCTGCGCGCCGATCCGCCGGCTGGCAACGCCCAGAACCAGAGCCAGCACGAAACCGAGCAGAAGTAA
- the tatC gene encoding twin-arginine translocase subunit TatC, with translation MAAPELDGPESDLEQGLFSHLIELRSRLMRAIVTVLLVLGALMPFANRLYAELAAPLVARLPQGAHLIATEVASPFVTPLKLAFYVALLISMPMIVYQLWAFVSPGLYRNEKRLARPLLVAALFLFYVGCAFAYFLVLPAAFRFLTAVTPEGVEMMTDITHYLDFVMLMFFAFGLCFEVPVAVVILAAIGVVNLQQLRDGRRYAVVGAFAIAAFITPPDITSMIMLAIPMCLLYELGVLAVRWLLHPAKTETTA, from the coding sequence ATGGCGGCGCCTGAGCTCGACGGCCCCGAGTCCGACCTGGAACAGGGTCTGTTTTCGCACCTGATCGAGCTGCGGTCGCGGCTGATGCGCGCCATCGTCACCGTGCTGCTGGTGCTGGGCGCGCTGATGCCGTTCGCCAACCGCCTGTATGCGGAACTGGCGGCGCCGCTGGTGGCGCGCCTTCCGCAGGGCGCGCACCTCATTGCCACCGAAGTGGCGAGCCCGTTCGTGACACCGCTCAAGCTGGCGTTCTACGTGGCCTTGCTCATCAGCATGCCGATGATCGTGTACCAGCTGTGGGCCTTCGTGAGCCCCGGCCTGTACCGCAACGAGAAACGCCTGGCCCGCCCCTTGCTGGTGGCGGCGCTGTTCCTGTTCTATGTCGGCTGCGCCTTCGCCTATTTCCTGGTGCTGCCTGCGGCGTTCCGCTTCCTCACGGCGGTGACGCCGGAGGGCGTGGAAATGATGACCGACATCACGCATTACCTCGACTTCGTGATGCTGATGTTCTTCGCCTTCGGCCTGTGCTTCGAAGTGCCGGTGGCGGTGGTGATCCTGGCGGCCATTGGCGTGGTGAACCTGCAGCAGCTGCGCGACGGCCGCCGTTACGCCGTCGTCGGTGCCTTCGCCATCGCAGCCTTCATCACACCGCCCGACATCACCTCGATGATCATGCTCGCCATACCCATGTGCCTGCTCTATGAGCTGGGCGTGCTGGCGGTGCGCTGGCTGCTGCATCCGGCCAAGACCGAGACCACGGCATGA